A window from Vicia villosa cultivar HV-30 ecotype Madison, WI unplaced genomic scaffold, Vvil1.0 ctg.000924F_1_1, whole genome shotgun sequence encodes these proteins:
- the LOC131632283 gene encoding uncharacterized protein LOC131632283 codes for MAGVVPTEMSANSPRRTTQFARNAQGGANTEMKTGILQLVYANPFTGMDHEDPFAHLTKFYEIAGSTGVDAANEESLFKRLFPHSLLGKAKEWYLDQLPNVMIDWNLLEEKFLERYFPQSRFMEAKTAIVVFNQGSNESLNEAWERYKSLLRKCKGHGFDELTQIHLFQNGLQPVHKTLLDATAGGSLMSKSVEEAITIIDRMALNDRQSQHDRSPSQRKPGVLELNTNDAILVQNKLLSHQVELLTQQMTKLPQQMKEIQGYQTRHHVAACELCNGDHPTGYQRQPPPHNNPYQRNNQGFQPSRFGNQHYQHQSPYQSSNPQGQGQQSQGGSSKLEDTLTQFMQASMANQRSNEATIKNLENQVGQLAKQLSEQQPGASFSANTQTNPKEHCKAIFTRSGKEVNSGVNEEVIVEDEEEIIVEDEEEEVAVENEGEKNEEKIEEELVEKERKEKEEREKIDKKVKKNKKRNENMLTKKKKYTDEETVVLDAHCSAIIQKTPPRKEVDPGRVILPITIGGNYISNGLVDLGSSINLIPLSVVKRLGNFEMKHTMITLQLADKSIISPYGVVQDMLPPKDEHDNFRIDDEKGEIIEVENQFHKDKDKANHEGKTHHKNFKVGQMVLVCNSRLKVFPSKLKSKWSGPFVVKEVRNYGAIVVEDPKTQESWNVKEQRLKGYHDG; via the exons ATGGCGGGTGTTGTTCCAACCGAAATGTCCGCCAATAGTCCAAGGCGCACCACCCAATTTGCACGCAATGCTCAAGGTGGAGCAAATACGGAGATGAAGACCGGAATCCTCCAACTTGTTTATGCAAATCCATTCACCGGAATGGATCATGAGGACCCCTTTGCAcatctcaccaaattttatgagatTGCGGGTTCAACGGGAGTCGATGCGGCAAATGAAGAATCATTGTTCAAGAGACTATTTCCACACTCATTACTTGGGAAAGCCaaagaatggtatcttgatcaattaccaaatgtgatgataGATTGGAATCTATTGGAAGAAAAGTTTTTAGAACGATATTTTCCTCAATCCCGATTCATGGAGGCCAAAACGGCAATCGTGGTTTTCAACCAAGGAAGCAACGAATCACTTAATGAGGCTTGGGAAAGATACAAGTCATTGTTGAGAAAGTGCAAGGGGCATGGTTTTGATGAGCTCACACAAATTCATCTATTCCAAAATGGACTTCAACCGGTTCACAAAACGCTtttggatgctaccgcgggtggttctcTTATGTCCAAAAGTGTGGAGGAAGCAATCACTATCATCGATCGAATGGCACTCAATGATCGACAAAGTCAACATGATCGAAGTCCTTCACAAAggaaaccgggagttcttgaattgaacacCAATGATGCCATCCTTGTGCAAAACAAGCTTCTTTCACATCAAGTGGAGTTACTCACACAACAAATGACCAAACTCCCGCAGCAAATGAAAGAGATTCAAGGATATCAAACTAGGCACCATGTGGCAGCTTGTGAACTTTGTAATGGAGATCATCCGACTG ggtatcaaaggcaacctccacctCACAACAATCCTTACCAAAGAAACAACCAAGGATTCCAACCTTCAAGATTCGGCAATCAACACTATCAACATCAAAGTCCTTATCAAAGTTCAAACCCACAAGGCCAAGGTCAACAATCTCAAGGCGGAAGCTCAAAGTTGGAAGATACTCTTacacaattcatgcaagcatccatGGCTAATCAAAGGAGTAATGAAGCGACCATAAAGAATTTAGAAAATCAAGTGGGTCAACTTGCAAAGCAATTGTCCGAGCAACAACCGGGAGCATCCTTTTCCGCCAACACCCAAACCAATccaaaggagcattgcaaagccatTTTTACAAGAAGTGGGAAGGAGGTGAATAGTGGCGTAAATGAAGAGGTTATAGTGGAAGATGAGGAGGAAATAatagttgaagatgaagaggaggaAGTGGCAGTTGAAAATGAGGGAGAAAAGAATGAGGAGAAGATAGAGGAAGAATTAGTTGAAAAAGagcggaaagaaaaagaagaaagagagaaaattgacaaaaaagtGAAGAAGAATAAAAAGAGAAATGAGAAT atgctcacaaagaaaaagaagtacaCGGATGAAGAGACGGTTGTGCTTGATGCTCATTGTAGTGCAATTATTCAAAAAACTCCCCCAAGAAAGGAAGTTGATCCGGGACGAGTCATTTTACCGATCACCATTGGAGGTAACTACATTAGTAATGGTTTGGTTGATTTGGGGTCTAGCATCAATTTAATACCTTTATCCGTTGTCAAGAGATTGGGGAACTTTGAGATGAAACACACCATGATAACTTTGCAACTAGCCGATAAGTCTATCATTTCACCATATGGAGTTGTACAAGACATGCTG CCTCCTAAGGATGAACATGACAACTTCCGAATCGATGATGAAAAAGGAGAAATCATTGAGGTGGAGAATCAATTTCACAAGGACAAGGACAAGGCAAATCATGAGGGAAAGACTCATCACAAAAACTTTAAAGTTGGACAAATGGTGCTTGTGTGCAATTCAAGACTCAAGGTGTTTCCTAGCAAGTTAAAGTCAAAGTGGTCGGGGCCATTTGTTGTGAAAGAGGTGCGAAATTATGGAGCCATTGTGGTGGAGGACCCCAAAACACAAGAAAGCTGGAATGTAAAGGAACAAAGACTCAAAGGCTACCACGATGGATAA